The Apium graveolens cultivar Ventura chromosome 6, ASM990537v1, whole genome shotgun sequence genome contains a region encoding:
- the LOC141665185 gene encoding uncharacterized protein LOC141665185, producing MGINIKELETGIFLFQFFHKEDKAWVMNGGPWSFDNAMLLIEEIPEGEEPLKVPLWTLNMWIQIYDLPSGFMTEAVGVQLGNFFGTYITYDNKNNSSIWREYMRIKVRIDVRKPLKRKKKIKRKNGSEFVVSCKYERLGDFCFACGLVSHTERFCRRTLDSRGEGSSKE from the coding sequence ATGGGGATAAATATAAAAGAATTGGAAACAGGtatttttctttttcaattttttcATAAGGAGGATAAGGCATGGGTTATGAATGGAGGTCCATGGAGTTTCGATAACGCGATGCTGTTAATCGAGGAGATACCGGAAGGTGAGGAACCATTGAAAGTGCCTCTATGGACTCTGAATATGTGGATTCAGATATATGACCTACCCAGTGGATTTATGACGGAAGCTGTGGGTGTGCAACTTGGGAATTTCTTTGGTACGTATATTACGTATGATAATAAAAACAACAGCAGCATCTGGAGAGAGTATATGCGTATTAAGGTGCGAATTGACGTTAGAAAACCactaaaaaggaagaaaaaaataAAGAGGAAGAATGGGTCAGAGTTTGTGGTGTCATGCAAATATGAACGGCTGGGTGACTTTTGTTTTGCATGTGGTCTAGTCTCCCATACGGAGAGATTCTGCAGACGTACGTTGGATAGCAGAGGAGAGGGTTCATCCAAGGAATAG
- the LOC141664018 gene encoding putative homogentisate phytyltransferase 1, chloroplastic gives MIQAHNNNSLVFCRLQNPPHQGLITLLQRPQRHLNFSNRSTTKKLSGHSCVSILTATLSLSSRDRGPTRGKRFLGQTSCGTLEHGFVIEPEDDQLTLIQGNIWRKIDAFYRFSRPHTVIGTIIGITSVSLLPVTSLGDLSPSFFVGYLKALIPSIFMNIYVVGLNQLFDVEIDKVNKPNLPLASGEYSMGLGKAIVSAFGLMSFAMGIVFQSPPVFFALLICFLFGSAYSVELPLLRWKRNAFLAAISILMVRAITVNLAFFYHIQKYVLGRPMVFPRSLCFATICISMFTTVIALFKDIPDVDGDRDFGIQSFSVSLGQKRVFWLCIGILLIAYASALVIGASSSFLLSKLVTMIGHCTLASILWHRANAVNLEDNASVTSFYMSIWKLFYAEYLLIPFVR, from the exons ATGATTCAAGCCCATAATAATAATTCACTCGTCTTCTGCCGTCTCCAAAACCCTCCACACCAAG GCCTTATCACCTTGCTTCAACGGCCACAGAGACACTTAAATTTTTCAAACAGAAGTACTACAAAGAAACTTTCTGGGCATTCTTGCGTAAGCATATTAACTGCAACACTTAGTCTTAGCAGCAGGGATAGAGGACCAACCAGAGGGAAAAGATTCCTTGGACAGACGTCTTGTGGTACACTAGAACATGGGTTCGTAATTGAACCAGAAGATGATCAATTGACGTTAATACAGGGTAATATATGGAGAAAAATTGATGCATTTTACCGGTTTTCTCGCCCACACACTGTCATTGGAACT ATTATTGGCATAACTTCAGTTTCTTTGCTGCCTGTGACCTCACTGGGAGATTTGTCACCGTCATTTTTTGTTGGATACTTAAAG GCACTGATCCCATCAATTTTTATGAACATTTATGTGGTAGGATTAAATCAACTGTTCGATGTTGAGATAGACAAG GTTAATAAGCCCAATCTTCCGCTGGCTTCTGGAGAGTATTCCATGGGATTAGGAAAAGCAATTGTGTCAGCATTTGGGCTCATG AGCTTTGCTATGGGAATCGTGTTTCAGTCTCCACCAGTGTTTTTTGCTCTACTTATATGCTTTCTATTTGGGAGTGCATATTCAGTTGAG CTACCTCTACTCAGATGGAAAAGAAATGCTTTCCTTGCTGCAATTTCTATCCTCATGGTCAGGGCAATCACAGTTAACCTTGCCTTCTTCTACCATATTCAG AAATACGTGCTTGGCAGACCAATGGTGTTCCCAAGGTCCTTGTGTTTTGCTACCATCTGTATAAGCATGTTCACCACTGTTATTGCGTTATTTAAG GACATACCCGATGTAGATGGAGATAGAGACTTTGGCATTCAGTCATTCAGTGTCAGCCTTGGCCAAAAGAGG GTCTTTTGGCTTTGTATTGGCATTCTCCTAATTGCATATGCATCTGCGTTGGTGATTGGCGCTTCATCCTCATTCCTGTTAAGCAAGCTTGTAACC ATGATAGGACACTGTACACTTGCTTCAATTCTTTGGCACCGAGCAAATGCGGTTAATCTCGAAGATAATGCATCAGTGACTTCATTTTACATGTCCATATGGAAG CTCTTTTATGCCGAGTATCTACTGATTCCTTTCGTGCGCTAA
- the LOC141665186 gene encoding uncharacterized protein LOC141665186: MCPLCNVDVEHLLHVFFDCRFASECWSKAGLVYDMQRVEEAPPWLLDRIKNENFETCELIAKVLWGIWFARNQKVWEGKNITPSVTLEIRTKQIKEWQEAKKRKYVLNTVIRRYDRQEDMKWSPPSRGYFKLNVDASVVMGDSSYAVGMVIRDDRGRFVQGKNMRFLGMVTVLEAEARGVQEALKWLEELNLRNVTIECDSEGVVKAVNNGTQYYLEVGHVFDWCRVRLGSRVDFSLCHVKKQKNQLAHLMARVQCLVNCYNVFLSPPELLLETLSSDYSV; encoded by the coding sequence ATGTGTCCATTATGTAATGTGGATGTGGAACACTTGCTTCATGTCTTTTTTGATTGTCGATTTGCTTCTGAGTGTTGGAGCAAAGCAGGTCTAGTGTATGATATGCAAAGGGTTGAAGAAGCTCCACCATGGCTGCTGGATAGAATTAAAAATGAGAATTTTGAGACTTGTGAGCTGATTGCAAAGGTTCTGTGGGGGATATGGTTTGCAAGGAATCAGAAAGTTTGGGAGGGAAAGAATATCACGCCTTCTGTTACGCTGGAAATCAGAACGAAGCAAATAAAGGAATGGCAAGAAGCgaagaaaaggaaatatgtactcAATACTGTGATAAGAAGATATGACAGGCAGGAGGACATGAAGTGGTCACCTCCTTCTAGAGGTTACTTTAAATTGAATGTGGACGCTTCAGTAGTGATGGGTGATTCTTCGTATGCTGTAGGGATGGTGATCAGGGATGACAGGGGAAGGTTTGTACAAGGCAAGAACATGCGGTTCTTAGGGATGGTTACAGTATTGGAGGCTGAGGCGAGAGGTGTACAGGAGGCGCTTAAATGGCTTGAGGAGCTTAATTTAAGAAACGTAACCATAGAGTGTGACTCAGAGGGGGTGGTGAAAGCTGTCAACAATGGTACTCAGTATTATCTGGAAGTTGGTCATGTATTTGACTGGTGTCGAGTAAGGCTAGGGAGTAGAGTAGATTTCTCTCTTTGCCATGTTAAGAAGCAAAAAAACCAATTGGCTCATCTTATGGCTAGAGTACAATGTTTGGTTAATTGCTATAATGTGTTCTTGTCTCCTCCAGAGTTGTTGTTGGAGACATTATCTTCTGATTATTCTGTTTAA
- the LOC141667962 gene encoding protein ECERIFERUM 26-like produces the protein MAQVSSIRKQTVVSSEPVQSGKTCQLSVLDRIMEKHNVRIVLYYKNSVKKETRSKLTESLAEVLSSFPIITGRLKKTPEGDWMINCNDAGVRIVEAKAEGNVEDWLRNNVNRDKQLQLLHWEDMFHKPCFWSTFYIQITEFKQGGIAIGLSCSHLLVDPICATMFLKAWAETTLGVTMTSPPHFHPLTPRRPANTKQNHRPYYDLINSYKNLIPLLPATAPQHVTSNTVTLEFSHQMVTACMTIHKETLAPFEALAALFWVAISKVKGSKRGLINMSICLDMRKVLGLDKAFFGNCMIYNRVDCAISPPDHDESLVLEAGLAIKNVAKKMDNEGIMDLVEWLELNNHQSPPMMSGHDFVCVNLENVEAYNLVFDDDEQNKPIRASYYVEPALGEGHLIILPSPESSEASLNRVVMVTLPGDEAVKLCQEALLMKFCPTILYGF, from the exons ATGGCTCAAGTTTCTTCCATCCGCAAACAAACCGTGGTCAGCAGCGAGCCTGTTCAATCAGGAAAGACCTGCCAACTCTCTGTTCTTGACCGTATAATGGAAAAACACAACGTTCGAATCGTGTTATATTACAAAAATTCAGTGAAGAAAGAAACTAGGAGCAAGCTAACAGAGTCACTAGCTGAAGTGCTTTCCAGTTTTCCAATAATCACCGGACGATTAAAAAAGACGCCAGAAGGGGATTGGATGATCAATTGCAATGATGCTGGAGTTAGAATTGTGGAAGCCAAGGCAGAAGGCAATGTAGAGGATTGGCTAAGGAATAATGTAAATAGAGATAAACAACTTCAGCTTCTTCATTGGGAGGATATGTTCCACAAACCATGCTTTTGGTCTACTTTTTACATCCAG ATCACTGAATTTAAACAAGGGGGAATAGCTATTGGATTGAGTTGCAGCCACCTCTTAGTTGATCCGATTTGCGCCACCATGTTTCTTAAAGCCTGGGCAGAGACTACTTTAGGTGTAACAATGACATCTCCCCCACACTTCCACCCCTTAACCCCACGACGACCAGCCAATACCAAACAAAATCATCGCCCCTACTACGACTTAATCAACTCCTACAAAAATCTAATTCCATTGTTACCTGCAACTGCACCCCAACATGTTACAAGTAATACCGTGACCTTAGAATTCTCACATCAAATGGTCACAGCTTGCATGACCATCCATAAAGAGACCCTGGCACCATTCGAGGCTCTAGCCGCTCTGTTTTGGGTAGCTATTAGCAAAGTTAAAGGATCAAAACGCGGGTTAATAAACATGTCAATATGTTTAGACATGAGGAAAGTGTTAGGATTGGACAAAGCCTTTTTCGGAAACTGCATGATATATAACAGAGTTGATTGCGCAATTAGTCCTCCGGACCATGATGAATCATTGGTATTAGAAGCAGGTTTAGCTATAAAAAATGTGGCGAAGAAGATGGATAATGAGGGCATTATGGACTTAGTGGAATGGCTGGAACTTAACAATCATCAATCTCCTCCAATGATGAGTGGTCATGATTTTGTTTGTGTTAACTTAGAGAATGTGGAAGCTTATAACTTAGTGTTTGATGATGATGAACAAAATAAACCGATCAGAGCTTCGTATTACGTCGAGCCTGCGCTCGGAGAAGGGCATTTAATAATTCTTCCATCACCAGAATCTAGTGAGGCTTCTCTTAACAGAGTGGTCATGGTGACGCTTCCTGGAGATGAAGCTGTTAAGTTGTGCCAAGAAGCTCTTTTGATGAAGTTTTGTCCAACTATTTTGTATGGGTTCTAG
- the LOC141665184 gene encoding uncharacterized protein LOC141665184, with product MPSQLHPIAATTTAIIVHRTAAKPLPPPPENTTSPKLTTTLYQTPIGLFALTWSKNVLTHSLHIHFTSHDVVSDQTFHSFNLHLKPFLFWKKHGSRKLAVKNTRIFWDFSNAKFGSRPEPQSGFYIAILSHGETILLIGDLSKQAYSKTKTSNACPPSNPLLKREHVFGTNKVYATKATFGNKTRNILIDCRLLGDKTSLVLTIDNKRVLRVKHLKWKFRGNERIEVDGIQVQISWDVHDWLFDHQNEKEGHALFMFKFEKLGVHEDDDLGLWTQQQSCGIKYEAKKLKKGVLTSSRSSCSSSSLSSASSNSVMEWESIEENELKVPSGFSLLLYAWKN from the coding sequence ATGCCATCACAACTCCATCCCATCGCCGCCACAACCACGGCCATCATCGTCCACCGCACGGCGGCAAAGCCACTTCCACCACCGCCGGAAAACACAACTAGTCCTAAACTCACCACCACTCTTTACCAAACTCCAATAGGCCTTTTTGCTCTTACATGGTCCAAAAATGTTTTAACTCATTCCTTACACATTCACTTCACCTCCCACGACGTCGTTTCGGACCAAACTTTCCATTCCTTTAACCTACACCTCAAACCTTTCCTTTTCTGGAAAAAACACGGTTCCAGAAAACTAGCCGTTAAAAACACTCGCATATTTTGGGATTTTTCGAATGCCAAGTTCGGGTCACGACCCGAACCCCAGTCCGGATTCTACATAGCCATCCTTTCACACGGAGAAACGATTCTTCTAATCGGCGACTTGTCCAAACAAGCTTACTCCAAAACGAAGACCAGTAATGCGTGTCCACCATCAAACCCTCTTTTAAAAAGAGAACACGTCTTTGGCACAAACAAAGTATACGCAACAAAAGCAACATTCGGTAACAAAACACGCAACATCTTAATAGATTGCAGATTACTCGGAGACAAAACGAGCTTAGTCTTAACAATAGACAACAAACGAGTGCTCCGTGTAAAACATCTGAAATGGAAGTTTCGCGGGAACGAAAGAATCGAGGTTGATGGCATTCAAGTACAAATTTCATGGGATGTTCATGACTGGCTATTTGATCATCAAAATGAGAAAGAAGGGCACGCATTGTTCATGTTCAAATTTGAGAAACTTGGGGTTCACGAAGACGATGATTTGGGGTTATGGACACAACAACAATCGTGTGGGATTAAATATGAGGCCAAGAAATTGAAAAAAGGCGTGTTGACGAGTTCAAGAAGTAGCTGTTCATCTTCTTCGTTGTCTTCAGCTTCTTCTAATTCTGTTATGGAGTGGGAGAGTATTGAAGAGAATGAGCTCAAGGTCCCTTCTGGCTTTTCTCTGTTACTCTATGCTTGGAAGAATTAG